The Rhodopirellula islandica genome segment GTTCGCTGATTTCAAGACCCGATTGGCCCCACTTTTTGAATTTGCAGAATGACCCTCGAGCGATCAACTTCGAACCTTGAAGCTGAGCCAACTGCTGGCCGTCGGTCATTGATGCCGGGAAGGGTTGGTCGTTGATTTTGTCCAGTTCCGGTTTGGGATCCAGCGATTCCATGTGGCTGGGGCCGCCGGCCATGCAGAGGTGAATGACCGTTTTCGCCGTGCCGGGAAAGTGTGGCTGAGGGGAACCGGTTTGGCTGGCTTGGCCTTCACGGGCGAGCATCGAACCGAGCGCGGCCATGCCGACGCTGTAGGTGCCGCGTTTGAGAAAGCTGCGCCGCTGAATGGAGGGAAATGTGTTCATGGTGAGATTCCAGCGTGACTCAGTAGCGGGTGATTGTTTCGTGCAGATTCAAGACGATTCGAGCCGTGGCGGTCCAAGCCGCCCATTCCGCTCGTTCGGGATGCGTGAGCGATTTGCCATGACGTGCGGCGGATTGGCCAACGCTGGTCAATTCCACTGACAAGGCTTCGTCGGCCAAGAACAGTTCGCGTTGCTGGTCCAGGAAGACGGACAGACGCTCGATCTCTTCGCTGGTCGCTTCGCGTTGCAGGGACCGACGAATCATGGCTCGCAACCGATTTTCATCGGAATCGGATTGTTCGTTCATGCTCCACGCCAGTTCGCTAGCCGCTTCGATGAACGTCGGGTCGTTGAGCAACGTCAACGCTTGTTGAGGCGTGTTCGCGTTGGCCCGAATTGCGACGCAGTCCTCCCGACTGGGGGCGTCGAAGTTCGCGAGCATCGGATGCAAGAACGTGCGCTGCCAGTGCATGTAAATGCCACGGCGATACTGGTTGTCACCCGTTGTCGAGCGATAGGTCCGGTTGGGGAATTGCAAGTTCGAATAGTAGCCACCGGGCTGATAGGGTTTGACCGAGGGACCACCGATTTCCAGGTTCAACAATCCAGAAACGGCAAGTGCATTGTCCCGAATGATCTCGGCTTCTAAACGTCGCGGCGGGTGGTAGCCGAGCAGACGATTTTCAGGATCGATCTCGGACAGTTCCGGTCGAACACGGCTGTCCTGTTGGTAGGTTTGGCTGGTCAGAATCAATCGAGTCACATGACGCAGGTCCCAACCGGATTCGATCAGTTCGATCGCGAGATAATCGAGCAGTTCTGGATGGGATGGCGGCTCGCCTTGAGTTCCGAGGTCATCGACAGCCATGGTCAGTCCAACGCCGAAGAATTGTTTCCAGAGTCGGTTGGCCACGACGCGTGCCGTCAACGGGTTGTCGCGGTGCACGATCCAGCGAGCCAGGTCCAAACGAGTCAAGCGTTTCGAATCAGAGTGGTTGGCATCAGCATTCTTGTCGGAGTCGATTCCGTATTGGCCTAAGAATTTGGGCGTGGCCGGTTGGACGACTTCTCCGGTTTCGTCTTGCCAGTTACCACGCGGTAGCACCCGCATTTCGATCGGGTCGGTGGCCTGCGTGACCATCGTCCACGTTCGGCCCTCCCGACAGGCGAGGTAGCGGTCGCGCCAATGGTTCTTGGCACCGGCGTCTTTGGTTTGTTTGGGGTTGGACATCATCCAGCTCAACAAAGCGTTGGGTTGGCTGACCGAGTCACAGACTTGGATCGCTTCCAATTCGGTTGGGTCAAACGGCCGCAATCGGATCAGCGGTGACGCTTCGAATGTCGCCTCGATGTCGGCGGGCAACCCTTTGATCTCAGCGATCAATGATTGGCCGTCTCTCAATTGCAGCGGTGCGGACAATTCAAACACGGCTTGCATCGGTTCGTCCGCGTGCTTGGACTGGTCAATCATGAATTGATGCGGTCGCTGTTTGGCCGCGTGCCCGTCGGCATCGGTCGCGGGAACCGTCCAACGCGAGGCCACGTTTTGCTGGGCCACTGTGTTGGAGAACGAAGGCATCCAGCGGTTCGCTCGTGCGAGTGAAACAGCGACAGTGGTTCGTTTGAGCTTCTTTTCATCCTCTTGGTTCTCCGCCGACTTGTCCGCGGGAACGGTTTCCAATTCCTCGATGTAGAAACGTACTTCCACCGCGAGCGGCGTTTGGTTCGGCTTGGTCGGCAAGCTGACTTGAATGGACTGAGGCGACAAAGATCCAGGCGAGGTCGAACTCGCATCCAGTTTCCATGCTCGTTGCTTCTTGTCGGCCGACGGGACGTTGGTCGTCTCAATGGATTGCCATCCGTCCGCGTTTTGTTCAAGCCAATCATGGACGTTCGCCAGCCATTGATTCGCGGCGGTTTTCTGATCGTCCGGCAATGCCTCGTGTTGCGAACGAGCCAGTTCGGTGAGTTCTTGCTTGGCTTGCGTTTGTTCCCGCAGCAACGCTTGGCTGGTGACTTCGATTTCGGGTGGGAACGGGAAGTTGTTGTTGTAGCCCTTCAGGTCCGGGTTGGGGGTGTAACCGTAATCGCTGTAGACACCCCATTGCTCGATGTCAGCAAAGAACGCACCGAGGGAATAGAAGTCCTTGGCCGTGAAGGGATCAAATTTGTGATCGTGGCATTCGGCGCATCCGGTCGTCAGTCCCATCCAGGCCATGCCAACGGTTCGCACTCGATCGGTCGCGTACTTGGACAGGTACTCGCCCGGTTGCGCACCACCTTCGCGAGTCATCATGTTCAGACGATTGAATCCGGATGCGATCAAGTCGTCTGTTTTGGGATTGGGAAGCAAATCTCCGGCAAGCTGTTTGATGGTGAATTCATCGAACGGCATGTTGTTCTGGAACGCTTCGATCACCCAGTCGCGGTAAGGGAAGATGTGCTGGTTTTGGTCCCCGTGGTAGCCAACGGTGTCCGCGAACCGAACAAGGTCCAACCAGAACGCCGCCCTGCGTTCGCCGTGGTGAGGATTCGCGAAGAGTTCGTCCAGCTTCTGATCGATCAACGCGGCCCGGTCATCAGAGGATGCCTGCGAGGTTTGAGAACGCTGGAAGAAGTCCTGGGTTTCTTTCCAGGTGGGTGGCAGGCCGACCAAGTCCATGTGCATCCGTCGGAGCAGACGGTCTGCTCGAGCTGGCCCTGAAAGATCGTGTCCCTTTGCGAGCAACCTGGCGCGAATGAAGGCATCGACCGGATGGACGGGATCCGAAACCACGGTCTCGTCCCACTCGCTCAGGTTGGGGATGTCTGGCCGGCGGATGGGGGTGAAGGACCAATGGTCTTCATAGATCGCGCCTTCCGCGATCCAGTCCTTGAGCAGCTGCTTTTGTTCTTCGGTCAGTGTTTTGTGTGAAGCTGGCGGCGGCATGACGGCGTCTGGATCGTCGTGGTCGATCCGGGCAACTAACTCGCTGCCTTCCACGTCTTCCGGAATGATGGCGGCAAATTCGATGGCTGCTTCACGGCTATCCAAACGCAAACCGGATTGCTGGTTGTTTTCGTCAGGGCCGTGACAGAAGTAGCAGTTCTCCGACAGGATCGGCCGGATATCGCGATTGAACGAGATCTGTGATTCATCCGCGTGTGCCGACAGGCCCAAGGAGCAGGCGAGTCCGAACAGGCAAACAGCCGTCCACCGGGAAAAATCAAAGAAGAACAAAGAAGAACGCATGGAGAGCAAGACCACAGCGATGGGCGGGACGGGAGGATGGCAGGCGGGAAACTCATTGTAGCAGATCGATGCAAATGCTCTCGCAAACGTTTGGAGTTCAGTCACCTTTGCATGGATCTGCGAAGCAAGCAGAAACCGCGTGAAACTCAATTGGCTCTATAGAGTGGCCGGGTTCTTCAAAGCCGGTTCTGCTCCGCCGCGTCTCCGATTGACCTAGCCACGTCGAATTTGACGGTTGTACTAAATATCAGTCCTCAAGATGCCGATGCTAACGAGGATTCCAATTGTTACATCCATCGATCAGCCGTGTGGTCCGGGTTTATGATTCTGTTTTCGATCAAGCTGCTCAGCAGTCTTCGCAAAGCGATTGCGGGGAGGAAGTATCCTTCTCAGCTCGCGTGGGGATTGGCGTTCGGACTTCTCATCGGGCTAATCCCGCACGGCAACCTGCTGGCGGTGGCGTTGGTGTTTGGCGTTTTGATGTTGCGTGTCAATCACGCGATGGTCGCTTTGACCGCGATCGGCGTGACGATGGTGGCACCGCGTTTGGATCCGATTTCGGAGCAACTGGCGCAGTGGTTCTTCGATCAAGAAGGCGTCTCACAAGTCATGGCACGAGCCTGGGACTTGCCCTTGGTGCCTTGGACGGATTTGAACAACACCGTTGTGATGGGAAGTTTCCTGATTGGACTGGCTTCGCTTGTTCCCACCTTCGCTGTGTCGTACCCGCTCTTCAAAGCGGTCTCGGGCAACGGGCGGGAAGACGAGGATCTCGAAGAGGAGTTGCTGGTGACGCCGGTTCGCAAGCGTCGGTCCAGCGAAACGTCGACAGCGCACGCTGTGGATCCCCCGCACACCCAGACACGTCAGCCTCACTTCTCGCCTGAACCAGCGTTCGTGTCGGGAAGCGACGAAGTGATCGAGGCCAACTCTGGACGTGTGTTTGATTTTCGCCGCGTGGACGATGCCGAACCCGTGCTCGCCAAGATCACGCCCGGTCGTGACGAAAACGCGAATGCGAAACGAGCCTTGGCCGTGAATGAAGCGTCGACTTCGGATGCTTCTTATGGAAAGCAAACCACCCACATCGAAGTGCTCGACGCAGATTCCAATCTGCAGACGGCTTCCAATACGAACACGATGGCATCGGTGTCTGGCGGTTCACGCCAACCCGATCCGGTTACGACGAACGACGACCAACACAAAATCGATGAAGCGCTCAGTTATTTGCTTCGTCAATTGCGCGATTCGCAAGACAAGGATGCAGCATGATTCGTTGGAGATTCTTACTGACACGGCTTATCGTTGTCGCGACCATTTTGATGCTGCTGTTTTGGGGCCTCGGCCCGATGGCCAGCTACATCACGGTCCGCGGGTTAGAAGCCTCGACGGGAGCTCGAGCCGATATCGGTGCGACTCGCGTGGGCTTGTTCCCGCCGCAGATCCAATTCGATTCGGTGCATGTCGCCGATCCTCGAGATGACAAGGAATTCCGGAACGCTTTCCAAGCGGACTCGGTGAACTTGGTCATCGATGGCGATGCGTTGTTGCGTCGTCGCTGGGTGATTCGCCAGGGCAGCATCGCTGGTTTGCAAATCGGCACCACCCGGGAATCCAGCGGGCACCTGGAAGAGGCACCGGAGGAAACGGAAGATTCCGGTCCATCCATGATCGGGAACTTGCTTTCATCAGCGACGAATGGACTCAGCGATCGCGCCGAAGCACTCGGCAAAGATCTGGAGACCGTTCGCACGGGCGAAGAGATTCGTCGTCGTTGGAAAAGCGAATACGAACGATTGGTGCAACAAACCAAAGAACTGGAACAACGCGTCGAAACCATTCGGGAAGCTGCCAGCGGCATCGACAACCCGTTGCGGGATTGGCCGGAGTTGCAACGCACGCTGGCGGAATCCGAAGCCGCTCGTGAACAGTTGATCTCGTTGCGAAACGCGATGAACGCGATGCCCGATCAAATGAAGGCCGATTTGGCTCGATTGGAAAGTGCCAAGCAAGCCGACCTCGACAAAGTCGATGCGTTTGTGCCAGGCGATCTGAGTGAGTCCAAGAACTTCGGCGTCGATTTGGTCAGCGCTGAAATTCGGCGTTCGCTCACCCAACTTCGAGATTATCTCGACAGCGGTCGTACGCTGGCCAATTACACCGTCGTTGCACCGGACACCGAGCGTGTTCGTGGCGAAGACTATGACTTCTTGGGACGCAATCGTCGTCCTGAGTTGATGATCCGTCACTGCGACGTCAGCGGCACCATGCGTGCCGATGGCAAGGTCTTCACGCTGACCGGCGTGGTCGAAAACATGACGCCCACACCGGAGTTGTTGGCCGATCCGACTCGAGCTCGCTTGCGTTTGGAAGGTCCCGAGACCGTCGATGTCGACTACATCCGTGATCGTCGACAAGGTGAGCAACTGGATCGTTTGACACTTCATTGGCCACAAATGGACGCGGACCCGATTCACTTGGGACGCGGCAAAGACGTTGGCGTTGCCATTGCAGGCGGCGTTCGTGAAGTGTGGGTTCAGCTGAGCAGTCGGGGTGAA includes the following:
- a CDS encoding DUF2062 domain-containing protein, whose protein sequence is MILFSIKLLSSLRKAIAGRKYPSQLAWGLAFGLLIGLIPHGNLLAVALVFGVLMLRVNHAMVALTAIGVTMVAPRLDPISEQLAQWFFDQEGVSQVMARAWDLPLVPWTDLNNTVVMGSFLIGLASLVPTFAVSYPLFKAVSGNGREDEDLEEELLVTPVRKRRSSETSTAHAVDPPHTQTRQPHFSPEPAFVSGSDEVIEANSGRVFDFRRVDDAEPVLAKITPGRDENANAKRALAVNEASTSDASYGKQTTHIEVLDADSNLQTASNTNTMASVSGGSRQPDPVTTNDDQHKIDEALSYLLRQLRDSQDKDAA
- a CDS encoding PSD1 and planctomycete cytochrome C domain-containing protein, producing MTELQTFARAFASICYNEFPACHPPVPPIAVVLLSMRSSLFFFDFSRWTAVCLFGLACSLGLSAHADESQISFNRDIRPILSENCYFCHGPDENNQQSGLRLDSREAAIEFAAIIPEDVEGSELVARIDHDDPDAVMPPPASHKTLTEEQKQLLKDWIAEGAIYEDHWSFTPIRRPDIPNLSEWDETVVSDPVHPVDAFIRARLLAKGHDLSGPARADRLLRRMHMDLVGLPPTWKETQDFFQRSQTSQASSDDRAALIDQKLDELFANPHHGERRAAFWLDLVRFADTVGYHGDQNQHIFPYRDWVIEAFQNNMPFDEFTIKQLAGDLLPNPKTDDLIASGFNRLNMMTREGGAQPGEYLSKYATDRVRTVGMAWMGLTTGCAECHDHKFDPFTAKDFYSLGAFFADIEQWGVYSDYGYTPNPDLKGYNNNFPFPPEIEVTSQALLREQTQAKQELTELARSQHEALPDDQKTAANQWLANVHDWLEQNADGWQSIETTNVPSADKKQRAWKLDASSTSPGSLSPQSIQVSLPTKPNQTPLAVEVRFYIEELETVPADKSAENQEDEKKLKRTTVAVSLARANRWMPSFSNTVAQQNVASRWTVPATDADGHAAKQRPHQFMIDQSKHADEPMQAVFELSAPLQLRDGQSLIAEIKGLPADIEATFEASPLIRLRPFDPTELEAIQVCDSVSQPNALLSWMMSNPKQTKDAGAKNHWRDRYLACREGRTWTMVTQATDPIEMRVLPRGNWQDETGEVVQPATPKFLGQYGIDSDKNADANHSDSKRLTRLDLARWIVHRDNPLTARVVANRLWKQFFGVGLTMAVDDLGTQGEPPSHPELLDYLAIELIESGWDLRHVTRLILTSQTYQQDSRVRPELSEIDPENRLLGYHPPRRLEAEIIRDNALAVSGLLNLEIGGPSVKPYQPGGYYSNLQFPNRTYRSTTGDNQYRRGIYMHWQRTFLHPMLANFDAPSREDCVAIRANANTPQQALTLLNDPTFIEAASELAWSMNEQSDSDENRLRAMIRRSLQREATSEEIERLSVFLDQQRELFLADEALSVELTSVGQSAARHGKSLTHPERAEWAAWTATARIVLNLHETITRY
- a CDS encoding TIGR03545 family protein, with the translated sequence MIRWRFLLTRLIVVATILMLLFWGLGPMASYITVRGLEASTGARADIGATRVGLFPPQIQFDSVHVADPRDDKEFRNAFQADSVNLVIDGDALLRRRWVIRQGSIAGLQIGTTRESSGHLEEAPEETEDSGPSMIGNLLSSATNGLSDRAEALGKDLETVRTGEEIRRRWKSEYERLVQQTKELEQRVETIREAASGIDNPLRDWPELQRTLAESEAAREQLISLRNAMNAMPDQMKADLARLESAKQADLDKVDAFVPGDLSESKNFGVDLVSAEIRRSLTQLRDYLDSGRTLANYTVVAPDTERVRGEDYDFLGRNRRPELMIRHCDVSGTMRADGKVFTLTGVVENMTPTPELLADPTRARLRLEGPETVDVDYIRDRRQGEQLDRLTLHWPQMDADPIHLGRGKDVGVAIAGGVREVWVQLSSRGEQLEGRLVSKQTGVNMRLDVQGEAGSSAAAIQMNQSLANVDQVEIDAEFNGTWEDIDLKLNTNLGQVFNDAAKTAIASQMEASKAKVAAKVNEAHREQMLELNEWMLAQQNQAQSLLAKADKSVEDLSRKILSEINGADQYLGKLKTAFGSSLR